A single genomic interval of Centropristis striata isolate RG_2023a ecotype Rhode Island chromosome 8, C.striata_1.0, whole genome shotgun sequence harbors:
- the LOC131976574 gene encoding terminal nucleotidyltransferase 4A-like, translating into MDPRTAWIQPEQKGPANSLWMHIWETSQGFGANSGIDNHFHHQRNFAALNANSTESNGEYCKNVAPPSVCVFGKLPKRDGGEERGNVRRKGSLSPSSSSLDSEAESSSPSGSSLQIDNLNVVEEASRFLHYGEHELNENNLRRQHPPPPFHTVQQHCRSMQQSGGHTPTGMKNQHGNKHHHYQSHSSGRRRHLNRANTFHGINPLLSYGSNGHQLDSSCSLWKTRRYSSGINGLHEEIVDFFNFMSPRPEEEAMRRDVVNRIESVIKDLWPTARVEIFGSFSTGLYLPTSDIDLVVFGKWDHPPLQELEQALKKHNVAGPYPIKVLDKATVPIIKLTDHETEVKVDISFNVETAVKAAQFIKSYLKKYTVLPPLIFVLKQFLLQRDLNEVFTGGISSYSLILMAISFLQLHPRIDTRRANINLGILLIEFFELYGRDFNYMKTGIRVKNGGAYLSKEEMLKAMESGNRPSMLCMEDPIQPGNDVGRSSYGVLQVKQVFDFAYMVLSHGVSPLARAYPNKEYDSTLGRIIKVSPEVLAYRDWTIKKWGAKQYAKLENPDVDTCERDLARLMLVSLEDQRDTSSPLSADSPSPSPVFLPSPQHHSSSSSACSLSSSSGSDIESDSPPSSNAAVQLHPLTLASVHSVIQMATDLRATHPAGFIHTTPQVQMSLPENLSIPSLSDCQFYHENPPSISVVHRHMSQAAHMSQHTNSTSPLPSPLHQLQHPQMGGQHSHTYTMRSNSHGSLHQGGGLRAQNHSQANFSPHRRFVPQGHNAAPGFRNQQQYNRNTWRRRKRENLPALNQSR; encoded by the exons ATGGATCCCAGGACCGCTTGGATCCAGCCGGAGCAGAAGGGACCTGCCAATTCCCTGTGGATGCACATTTGGGAAACCTCTCAGGGATTTGGAGCAAACTCCGGCATCGACAACCACTTTCACCACCAACGCAACTTTGCAGCGCTAAATGCAAACTCCACGGAGTCAAACGGCGAGTATTGCAAAAATGTAGCCCCGCcgtcggtgtgtgtgtttgggaaaCTGCCGAAGCGAGACGGCGGCGAAGAGAGGGGAAATGTCCGGAGGAAGGGCTCGTTGTCACCGTCCTCTTCCTCTCTGGACTCGGAGGCCGAGAGCTCCTCGCCTTCCGGCTCCTCTTTGCAAATCGATAATTTGAACGTCGTAGAAGAGGCCAGTCGGTTTTTACACTACGGTGAGCACGAGTTGAACGAGAACAATCTCAGACGGCAACATCCCCCTCCGCCTTTTCACACTGTTCAGCAACACTGTCGCAGCATGCAACAATCTGGCGGCCACACCCCCACCGGGATGAAAAATCAGCATGGGAACAAGCACCACCACTATCAGTCACATTCGTCCGGTCGCAGGAGGCATCTGAACAGGGCCAACACTTTCCACGGCATCAACCCGCTCCTGAGCTACGGCAGCAATGGACACCAACTAGATTCCTCTTGCAGCCTGTGGAAAACCAGGCGGTACAGCTCGGGTATTAATGG TCTTCATGAGGAAATCGTGGACTTTTTCAACTTCATGTCGCCACGACCAGAGGAGGAGGCCATGAGAAGAGATGTTGTGAACAGAATAGAAAGTGTCATCAAGGACTTGTGGCCCACAGCACGG GTGGAGATATTTGGCAGCTTCAGCACAGGACTTTATCTTCCAACAAG TGACATAGACCTGGTGGTGTTTGGAAAGTGGGACCATCCCCCACTGCAGGAACTGGAACAAGCCCTGAAGAAACACAATGTAGCCGGCCCATATCCCATCAAGGTCCTTGACAAAGCTACA GTGCCAATCATCAAGCTCACTGACCATGAAACGGAGGTGAAAGTGGACATCAGCTTCAATGTAGAGACTGCTGTTAAAGCAGCACAGTTCATCAAAAGCTATCTTAAG AAGTACACTGTTCTGCCGCCTCTGATCTTTGTCCTGAAGCAGTTTTTACTGCAGAGGGATCTGAATGAGGTCTTCACTGGAGGCATCAGCTCTTACAGCCTTATACTAATGGCCATCAGCTTCCTGCAG CTACACCCTCGAATCGACACACGACGTGCTAACATCAACCTGGGCATCCTGCTCATAGAGTTCTTTGAGCTGTACGGCCGAGATTTCAACTACATGAAGACCGGCATCAGGGTGAAGAATGGAGGGGCTTACCTGTCCAAGGAGGAAATGCTCAAAGCCATGGAGAGTGGAAACAGGCCGTCCATGCTCTGCATGGAAGACCCAATACAGCCAG GGAACGATGTAGGCAGGAGTTCATATGGCGTCCTGCAAGTCAAGCAGGTGTTTGACTTTGCCTACATGGTCCTGAGTCATGGAGTGTCTCCTCTAGCACGCGCTTACCCCAACAAAGAGTATGACAG TACTTTAGGACGCATCATCAAAGTGAGCCCAGAGGTGTTGGCCTACAGGGACTGGACCATTAAAAAGTGGGGAGCCAAGCAGTATGCCAAGCTGGAGAACCCTG ATGTAGACACCTGTGAGCGGGACCTTGCCAGGCTGATGCTGGTTTCTTTGGAGGATCAGAGAGACACTTCCTCCCCCCTCAGTGCTGACTCGCCCTCACCTTCTCCAGTCTTCCTCCCCAGCCCTCAGCACCACTCATCATCATCCTCGGCATGCtcgctctcctcctcttccggCAGTGATATA gAGTCAGATTCTCCTCCAAGCAGTAATGCGGCTGTCCAGCTCCACCCCCTCACCCTGGCCTCAGTCCATTCAGTAATCCAAATGGCTACTGACCTGAGGGCCACACATCCAGCAGGCTTCATCCACACCACGCCACAG GTGCAGATGTCCCTGCCAGAAAACCTAAGCATCCCATCGCTCTCCGATTGCCAGTTCTACCATGAGAATCCACCTTCCATCAGTGTTGTGCACCGTCACATGTCACAAGCTGCACACATGTCCCAGCACACCAACTCCACCAGCCCTCTCCCCAGCCCCCTCCACCAACTCCAACACCCTCAGATGGGAGGCCAGCACAGCCACACTTACACCATGAGGTCCAACTCCCACGGCTCGCTACATCAAGGCGGCGGCCTCCGAGCTCAAAATCACTCCCAAGCTAACTTCAGTCCTCATCGGCGGTTCGTTCCCCAGGGACACAACGCGGCACCAGGTTTCAGGAACCAGCAGCAGTACAACCGCAACACCTGGCGACGCAGGAAGAGGGAAAATCTTCCTGCTCTTAACCAGAGCAGATGA